DNA sequence from the Methanococcus maripaludis genome:
ATTATGCTAAAGCTTTTAAAAAATTAAAAGAAATGGGCCATAGAGTTTCTGTCGTTGTTGGCGGAGGAAACACTGCAAGGCAATACATATCAGTTGCGCGAGAATTTGCAAATGAATCTTTTTGTGATGAAATCGGAATCCTTGCAACACGAATGAACAGCATGCTGTTAATTTCAGCACTTGGAAAAGATGCAGTAAAACAAGTTCCTGAAAATTTCAAAGATGCTGAAATTATTTTAAATATGGACAAAATACTTGTAATGGGTGGAACTCATCCTGCACACACTACAGATGCAGTTTCAGCAACTCTCGCAGAATTTATTGATGCGGATTTACTCGTTATTGCAACAAATGTTGATGGAGTATACAATAAGGACCCAAGATGCAATAAAGATGCAGTAAAACTTGATAAAATAAATACAAAAGAACTTTTAGAGATTACTGGTTCAAGTTCAATGAGTGCGGGATCATCTGGTGTCGTTGATCCATTAGCATCAAAAATTATTGATAGGGCAAAATTAAAAACTATTGTTGTAAAAGGAATTCCTGAAGAAATTATATCGTCAGTTTCTGGAAATCATAACGGAACTACCATTACTCCCTAAACCCTTTTCTTTCTAAAGAAAAAAGCCTTTTTTGCAAAATTAAATTTTGCAAAATATCAGAAAGCTCTGCTTTCTGCCTATGATGGGAAAAGAAAGATTTGTAGGTATTTATTTAAAACTTCAAAAACTAAATATTACACTTTGGTGATTAAAAATGGAAAAACACAAACACTGCATAAATTGCGGATTATCCATCCCTCCAGAAGAATCATTCTGCTCACAAAAATGTAAAGAAGAATTTGTTCAGAAAAGAAAGAAAATGATGAGAAGTCAGCAGATATTCTTTGTTGCGATGCTCGTTATCTTGGCAGTTTATGCATACACTGCATTTTTCTAATAAAAAAGCATTTTTAAAAAAATTTTTTTAAATATTTAACCCATAAGTTTAAATACTACGGTTAATATGTTTATGTGTTAGCAAAGTGTTAGTCATGAGCCAATATTGTTGAAATGAGTTAGAGCACTCAGGCGACCTTTTAAAAAAGGTCGATCAAAAGCTAATTGTTTGAAGCGAGGTAGGGTAGCCAGGCCTATCCCGCCGGGCTCATAACCCGGAGATCAGAAGTTCAAATCTTCTCCTCGCTACCATTTTTTATAATGAAATATTTTCAAAATGATTCGTACAATTTTAAAATTGTTATTCGAGTTTTTGGAATCTTTTTTGATCCAAATAATATTTGTAATTGAAGCGAGGTAGGGTAGCCAGGCCTATCCCGCCGGGCTCATAACCCGGAGATCAGAAGTTCAAATCTTCTCCTCGCTACCATTTTTTTTAAAAACTAAACTGTAATCGTAGATAAGCAACATTCCATTCGTTTAAAACTGTAGTACCATTTTTTTAAAATTAGGATTATTGTGATCTTTATTTTTCGATAAATCAATCATTATATCCAAATATATTTAAAAATTAATTTCAACAGATATCATATTTTTAAAAATAGAACCATATATTTAAATATAACAATATTATCTTTCAAAAAAAGAAAAAGTGGGTCAAAAGACCCACTTAGTTTATTTTTTATTAAACTTTTTAAAAGTTTAATTATAACATGTCGATTAAAGCTTCAGCAGCTTCTTCTGTTGCAGCTCTGTCTCCACCAGCTACAACTAATACATCGTTACCGTTTGCAGCGCCAGCAGCTACTGCTAAGGTTGCAGGTGATTCGTTGTCGATTGCAACTAATCCAGCGTCAGCGAGTTCAGCTGTTAATGCGTTTACAACTGGTCCACCAACTAAGATTAATCCTTTGTCAGCAGCATCTAATGAAGCTTCTGAGTCTAATACTGCAATAGGTGCAGTCATTACAACAGCTTCTTTAGCTTCAGCATCGATTTCAGCTAACTTAATTTCAGCGTTTAATACATTTACTGATTGACCGATAGCTAATGAAACTTCTTTTGCCTGGTCCATTTTGAAGAGAACGTTAGTGTCGTCGTCGTCGTCTTCTAAGTCAAATGTCACGTAATCAGCAATATCAAAGTCGTCTCCACCTTCTAAACCTTCTTCGTCGTCTCCAACGTATTTTAAAGCAAGACCGGATACAACTAATCCTGATTTACTTGCGTCATCTTCAAAGATGTCGTCAATGTCGGTTATTGTAGCGTCTGAGTTAAATAAGTATAATTCCCAGTCAGGTAAGAATTCTTCTCCCAAGTCTGCTTTAACTACATTATCAACAATTACAAGTTCTGCGTAACCGTAGTCTGAACCTACGTTTTCCCATGCACTGTTTACAACTACACCGATGTCGCCGTAAACCATTTTAATTTGTGTTGTGTCGAATTTTTCAGCAACTGTTTTTCCATCTTTTAAGATTTTAACATTTACTTTTGGTTCCTCGGTTGTACCAAGTGGTGATAAAACTGAATCTACTTTAACAGTGTATCCGTTTCCTAAATCGTATGATTCACCTTCTTTGATAACTCCATCAAATACTTCTTTACCTATTACAACGAAATCGTCGTCTGAATCAACTTTAACTAATACGTATTCTTCCCCTAAGAATGGTATTCTCATTCCAGGTTGGAGTTTAACGAAACCATCTTCAATTGTGTCGTTAGTTACTGCGGAAATGTAAGCTACATCACTGTCGTTGATGTCAAATTCTCCTACTTTACTGGTTGAAGAAACTGTTGCATATACTAATTCTGCAGCATTGTCTTCTTCATCACTGTACCATTCTGAAGGGTCAATGTCGTCAATTTCTACCAATGTATCTAATTTTCCTAATGATACGTAGTTTGTAATTACAAATGA
Encoded proteins:
- the pyrH gene encoding UMP kinase, which codes for MDVVFALGGSVLMPKEGASTENIQNYAKAFKKLKEMGHRVSVVVGGGNTARQYISVAREFANESFCDEIGILATRMNSMLLISALGKDAVKQVPENFKDAEIILNMDKILVMGGTHPAHTTDAVSATLAEFIDADLLVIATNVDGVYNKDPRCNKDAVKLDKINTKELLEITGSSSMSAGSSGVVDPLASKIIDRAKLKTIVVKGIPEEIISSVSGNHNGTTITP
- a CDS encoding DUF2116 family Zn-ribbon domain-containing protein, with protein sequence MEKHKHCINCGLSIPPEESFCSQKCKEEFVQKRKKMMRSQQIFFVAMLVILAVYAYTAFF
- a CDS encoding S-layer protein; this translates as MAMSMKKIGAIAVGGAMVASALATGAFAAEKVGDVDAFAADVVADGNANVDIVVGSNAAALDVVSAANIAAKIGSLMFTEGTVEDGAATVSVKAEAESDDEQVYDADDEANVGTFPATFVTSADKDYNELFNDSSFVITNYVSLGKLDTLVEIDDIDPSEWYSDEEDNAAELVYATVSSTSKVGEFDINDSDVAYISAVTNDTIEDGFVKLQPGMRIPFLGEEYVLVKVDSDDDFVVIGKEVFDGVIKEGESYDLGNGYTVKVDSVLSPLGTTEEPKVNVKILKDGKTVAEKFDTTQIKMVYGDIGVVVNSAWENVGSDYGYAELVIVDNVVKADLGEEFLPDWELYLFNSDATITDIDDIFEDDASKSGLVVSGLALKYVGDDEEGLEGGDDFDIADYVTFDLEDDDDDTNVLFKMDQAKEVSLAIGQSVNVLNAEIKLAEIDAEAKEAVVMTAPIAVLDSEASLDAADKGLILVGGPVVNALTAELADAGLVAIDNESPATLAVAAGAANGNDVLVVAGGDRAATEEAAEALIDML